The Coffea eugenioides isolate CCC68of chromosome 8, Ceug_1.0, whole genome shotgun sequence genome has a segment encoding these proteins:
- the LOC113779189 gene encoding ribosome production factor 1-like, translated as MGGKRKDFTSTTSVQGTEDGGEQKVKKKKEKLAVDGLLPSTIKNKEKRSAVHAKLKHQKRLEKRKRAKAREAAEQRALELGEEPPPKKIPRTIENTRELDETICKPDDEELFATNDADEFSAILKQDCPPKILITTCRFNSTRGPAFISDLLSVIPNAHYFKRGTYDLKKIVEYAKNKEFTSVIVVHTNRREPDALLIIALPDGPTAHFKLSKLLLRKDIKNHGNPTSHKPELVLNNFTTRLGHRIGRLIQSLFPQDPNFHGRRVVTFHNQRDFVFFRHHRYIFETKESKQAASSGEKSKDNNNEKCEQKVIARLQECGPRFTLKLISLQHGTFDSKGGEYEWVHKPEMDTSRRRFFL; from the exons ATGGGAGGAAAGAGAAAGGACTTCACCAGCACCACCAGTGTCCAGGGTACCGAGGACGGAGGCGAACAAAAggtaaagaagaaaaaggagaaactaGCGGTGGATGGATTGCTTCCGTCGACAATAAAGAATAAGGAGAAGAGGTCTGCCGTCCACGCCAAGCTTAAGCACCAGAAAAGGCTTGAGAAACGTAAGAGAGCCAAGGCTCGTGAAGCGGCCGAGCAGAGAGCTCTTGAGCTTGGCGAGGAG CCTCCTCCGAAGAAAATCCCTCGCACAATTGAAAATACCAGAGAGCTTGACGAGACTATTTGCAAGCCTGATGATGAAGAG CTATTTGCTACAAATGATGCAGATGAATTTAGTGCAATTCTGAAGCAGGACTGCCCTCCAAAGATACTCATAACAACTTGCCGCTTCAATTCAACT AGGGGACCTGCTTTTATATCAGATCTACTCTCTGTGATCCCAAATGCACACTATTTCAAGAGAGGAACCTATGATCTTAAAAAG ATTGTGGAATATGCAAAAAATAAGGAATTCACTTCTGTTATTGTTGTCCACACTAATCGCCGGGAACCAG ATGCTCTATTGATAATTGCATTACCTGATGGACCTACTGCCCATTTCAAACTATCAAAGCTTCTTCTGCGCAAGGATATCAAG AATCATGGGAATCCAACTAGTCACAAACCTGAGCTAGTCTTGAATAACTTCACAACACGCTTGGGACACCGTATCGGGAG GTTGATACAATCGCTTTTCCCACAAGATCCCAATTTTCATGGTCGTCGGGTTGTAACATTTCACAATCAACGTGATTTTGTATTCTTTCGCCATCACCG TTacatttttgaaaccaaagaAAGTAAGCAGGCTGCATCCAGTGGCGAAAAGAGCAAGGATAATAACAATGAAAAATGTGAGCAGAAAGTAATTGCGCGACTTCAG GAATGTGGTCCTCGTTTCACATTAAAGTTAATCAGTCTACAACATGGAACATTTGATTCAAAGGGTGGGGAATATGAGTGGGTTCACAAG CCGGAAATGGATACTAGTCGCAGAAGATTTTTCTTGTGA
- the LOC113780413 gene encoding uncharacterized protein LOC113780413 produces the protein MDEFSGRRHRVGVVVPKKGSSLVSRDAIDKREQNAEFCNRIGCNGRLKYGKSNQSNCAEKYKNSRPSCHSSNGKQITGSSSRTCFPITNGRKSRHDSDSYRKSSSNLDNDSAESCGVRYEPAVTEQNPLVSRNHTVHQPDLQDSSAGKVTLTEVGSLTTGSNNKSHRIIRHKPPSGCQKPLPGPSVTSVISTSNSIASGTRKYNGGWYGLRNLRCNSISDVIPQGGSASESKVKRDVLRKRSPEGQIGASSSGKRGNMACSEDGHVAASNTGISVTGSRHGRSWVSNTDSRTASLRTRRALNSNTRIGLSNIDNRNALLTSESSSSIAQLSRPETPNSANLHSLSHQSSIEGSSNASSSCGLSVRTGGNGTGIMSLMPTEHGITHAFQRHNLNGVAEVLLALERIGEDEELNYEQLLALENDLFLGHLSFYDHHRDMRLDIDNMSYEELLALEERMGTVSTALSEEAFAKCITKSMYQTATVDVGASGCNEDEADIKCSICQEEYAVGDEIGKLGCEHGYHVACIQQWLRLKNWCPICKASAATSQSSLSS, from the exons ATGGATGAGTTTTCTGGTAGGAGACACAGAGTTGGGGTGGTTGTCCCCAAAAAAGGATCTAGTCTTGTTTCCAGGGATGCCATTGATAAAAGAGAACAAAATGCTGAATTTTGCAATCGTATTGGATGCAATGGAAGACTTAAATATGGAAAGAGTAATCAAAGTAATTGTGCTGAGAAATACAAAAATTCAAGGCCTTCCTGTCATTCTTCAAATGGCAAGCAGATCACTGGGAGCTCCTCAAGGACTTGTTTTCCAATTACTAATGGAAGAAAATCACGACATGATTCTGATTCTTATAGGAAATCTTCGTCTAACTTAGACAATGATTCTGCAGAATCTTGTGGTGTTCGTTATGAGCCAGCTGTTACAGAACAGAACCCTTTAGTAAGTAGGAATCACACAGTACATCAGCCTGATTTACAAGATTCAAGTGCTGGTAAAGTCACACTGACAGAAGTAGGGAGTTTGACCACAGGATCAAATAATAAATCTCATAGAATAATTCGTCACAAGCCTCCATCTGGCTGTCAAAAGCCTCTTCCTGGTCCCTCTGTTACATCTGTTATTTCTACATCAAATAGTATAGCTTCAGGGACTAGGAAGTACAATGGGGGTTGGTATGGTTTGAGAAATTTAAGATGCAACTCCATATCTGATGTTATCCCACAAGGTGGTTCAGCCTCAGAATCTAAGGTTAAGAGGGatgttttaagaaaaagaaGTCCTGAAGGACAAATTGGTGCATCTTCTTCCGGAAAAAGAGGTAACATGGCTTGTTCTGAAGATGGACATGTCGCCGCCTCCAATACAGGAATTTCTGTCACTGGCTCAAGACATGGTAGAAGCTGGGTTTCAAATACTGATTCTCGCACTGCATCTCTGAGGACTCGGAGGGCATTGAACTCAAATACTAGGATCGGGCTTTCAAATATTGACAACAGAAATGCTTTATTAACCAGTGAATCCAGTAGCAGTATTGCACAATTATCTAGACCTGAAACTCCTAATAGTGCTAATTTACATAGTTTATCACATCAATCTTCCATAGAAGGTTCTTCAAATGCTTCAAGCTCCTGTGGACTATCTGTGAGAACTGGTGGCAATGGAACTGGTATAATGTCCTTGATGCCCACAGAGCATGGTATTACTCATGCTTTCCAGCGACATAACCTGAATGGAGTTGCTGAG GTACTATTAGCTCTTGAGAGAATTGGGGAGGATGAAGAGCTGAACTATGAG CAATTACTTGCTTTGGAGAACGATTTATTTCTTGGCCACCTTAGCTTCTACGACCACCACAGAGATATGAGATTAGATATTGATAACATGTCATATGAG GAATTACTTGCTTTAGAGGAGAGGATGGGTACTGTGAGCACAGCACTCTCGGAAGAGGCATTTGCTAAATGCATCACGAAAAGCATGTACCAGACTGCTACGGTAGATGTTGGGGCCTCTGGATGTAATGAGGATGAAGCTGATATTAAATGCAGTATTTGCCAG GAAGAGTATGCGGTTGGAGATGAAATTGGGAAACTGGGATGTGAACATGGTTATCACGTGGCATGTATACAGCAGTGGTTGCGGTTGAAGAATTGGTGTCCCATTTGCAAGGCTTCAGCTGCAACATCCCAGTCTTCTTTGTCGTCCTAG